The Cuculus canorus isolate bCucCan1 chromosome 38, bCucCan1.pri, whole genome shotgun sequence genome includes a window with the following:
- the LOC128850101 gene encoding TBC1 domain family member 10B-like, which translates to METPSTSTSSISRSTETLPTSTLAISASDLTATSTSATSEPSPVAVLGSLGEQRLLGANGQGRGSRGSLGPGIPPPGGGDLDSVSVLSGTLESLAGSFADDISSVGSDSEAAAPSFRRTDRYGFLGGSQYSEALPSSVPVDVARQRELKWLEMFNHWDKWLTRRYQKVKLRCRKGIPSSLRARAWQLLSDSKARQEQNPGLFQELERQAGERRWLDAIEKDLHRQFPFHEMFAARGGHGQQDLYRILKAYTVLRPQEGYCQAQAPVAAVLLMQMPAEQAFWCLVQICDKYLPGYYSAGLEAVQLDGEVFVALLRRAAPGAHRHLRRLRVEPLLYLTEWFMCIFARTLPWAAVLRVWDMFFCEGVKVLFRVALVLLRQALGSAEKLRSCPGMYETLERLRSVPPPGLSDDSLVLQVSSVPLSEALLERVTSLQLRQWRQTRGELQRPPPPRLHGARHIRQQRLAGAEQLRESIAAPIDDP; encoded by the exons ATGGAGACCCCTTCAACCTCAACATCGTCCATTTCGAGGTCAACGGAGACCCTTCCGACCTCAACGTTGGCCATCTCGGCGTCGGACCTCACCGCCACCTCGACGTCGGCCACCTCGGAGCCCTCCCCGGTGGCCGTTTTGGGCTCTTTGGGCGAGCAGAGGCTGTTGGGGGCCAACGGGCAGGGTCGGGGCTCGCGGGGCAGCCTGGGGCCGGGGATCCCTCCTCCCGGCGGAGGAGACCTGGACTCGGTCAGCGTCTTGTCGGGGACCTTGGAGTCCTTGGCCGGTTCCTTCGCCGACGACATCAGCTCCGTGGGCTCCGATTCCGAGGCTGCGGCGCCGTCCTTTCGACGCACCGACCGCTACGGTTTCCTGGGGGGCAGCCAGTACAGCGAGGCGCT GCCGAGTTCGGTGCCGGTGGACGTCGCGCGGCAGCGGGAGCTGAAGTGGCTCGAGATGTTCAACCATTGGGACAAGTGGCTCACGCGCCGATACCAGAag GTGAAGCTGCGGTGCCGCAAGGGGATCCCATCGTCGCTGCGGGCCCGAGCCTGGCAGCTCCTCTCCGACAGCAAAGCGCGGCAGGAGCAGAACCCGGGGCTCTTCCAG GAGTTGGAGCGCCAGGCGGGCGAGCGGCGCTGGTTGGACGCCATCGAGAAGGACCTCCACCGGCAGTTCCCCTTCCACGAGATGTTCGCCGCCCGCGGGGGGCACGG GCAGCAGGACCTCTACCGCATCCTCAAGGCCTACACGGTCCTTCGGCCGCAGGAGGGGTACTGCCAAGCGCAGGCGCCGGTGGCCGCCGTCCTCCTCATGCAGATGCCCGCCGAG CAAGCGTTTTGGTGCTTGGTGCAAATCTGCGATAAATATCTGCCGGGGTATTATAGCGCCGGATTG GAGGCGGTGCAGTTGGACGGGGAGGTGTTTGTGGCGCTGCTGCGCCGCGCGGCTCCGGGCGCTCACCGGCACCTGCGGCGCCTGCGGGTGGAGCCGCTGCTCTACCTCACCGAGTGGTTCATGTGCATCTTCGCCCGCACCCTGCCCTGGGCCGCCGTCCTCCGCGTCTGGGACATGTTCTTCTGCGAGG GGGTGAAGGTTCTGTTCCGGGTGGCGCTGGTGCTGCTCCGCCAGGCGCTGGGATCGGCCGAGAAGCTGCGGAGCTGCCCCGGAATGTACGAAACCCTGGAGAGGCTCCGCAGTGTCCCTCCGCCCGGCCTGAGCGACGACAGCCTCGTCCTGCAG gTGTCGTCGGTGCCCCTCTCGGAGGCCCTCTTGGAGCGGGTGACGTCTCTGCAGTTGCGCCAATGGCGTCAGACCCGGGGGGAGCTGCAGCGGCCGCCGCCCCCGCGGCTCCACGGCGCCCGGCACATCCGGCAGCAGCGCCTCGCCGGGGCCGAGCAG CTCCGGGAGAGCATCGCGGCTCCTATTGACGACCCTTGA